In Primulina huaijiensis isolate GDHJ02 chromosome 6, ASM1229523v2, whole genome shotgun sequence, a single window of DNA contains:
- the LOC140979121 gene encoding zinc finger A20 and AN1 domain-containing stress-associated protein 5-like translates to MAQKREKEETELKVPGKNLPICNPPPSIPPPSTSILAATRPPSEIPDPKSSTTFTFGASSSTEADSPGVLKRPRNVTRCSGSGCRKRIGLVGFRCRCGDVFCPEHRYSDRHECSYDYKAAGREAIARENPVFELVDSYDLRASRTPLTTAAGR, encoded by the exons ATGGCGCAGAAAAGGGAGAAAGAAGAAACCGAGCTCAAGGTACCCGGAAAGAACCTACCCATATGCAACCCTCCGCCATCGATCCCCCCGCCGTCTACGTCGATCCTTGCCGCCACACGGCCACCGTCAGAAATCCCAGATCCCAAGTCATCTACCACCTTCACCTTCGGAGCCAGCTCGTCAACAGAAGCGGATAGCCCAGGGGTATTGAAAAGACCAAGAAACGTGACCCGGTGCTCCGGGTCGGGCTGCCGGAAGCGGATCGGGCTGGTGGGTTTCCGGTGCCGGTGCGGGGATGTCTTCTGCCCGGAGCACAGGTATTCCGACAGGCACGAGTGCAGCTACGATTACAAAGCCGCCGGCCGAGAGGCCATTGCGAGGGAAAACCCGGTG TTTGAGCTGGTCGATTCGTACGACCTCCGTGCTAGCCGTACGCCGTTGACGACGGCGGCGGGAAGATGA